A section of the Halichoerus grypus chromosome 11, mHalGry1.hap1.1, whole genome shotgun sequence genome encodes:
- the TMEM9B gene encoding transmembrane protein 9B isoform X1 has translation MPVRGPDVEAYCLRCECKYEERSSVTIKVTIIIYLSILGLLLLYMVYLTLVEPILKRRLFGHSQLIQSDDDVGDHQPFANAHDVLARSRSRANVLNKVEYAQQRWKLQVQEQRKSVFDRHVVLS, from the exons ATGCCTGTGCGTGGGCCTGATGTAGAAGCATACTGTCTACGCTGTGAATGCAAATACGAGGAAAGAAGCTCTGTTACgatcaag GTTACCATTATAATTTATCTCTCCATTTTGGGCCTTCTACTTCTATACATGGTTTACCTTACTCTGGTTGAGCCCATACTGAAGAGACGCCTGTTTGGACACTCACAATTGATACAGAGCGATGACGATGTTGGG GATCACCAGCCTTTTGCAAATGCCCACGATGTGCTGGCCCGCTCCCGCAGCCGAGCCAATGTGCTGAATAAGGTAGAGTATGCCCAGCAACGCTGGAAGCTTCAAGTTCAAGAGCAGCGAAAATCCGTCTTTGACCGTCATGTTGTCCTCAGCTAA
- the ASCL3 gene encoding achaete-scute homolog 3, which yields MMDNRSYSNLPEKLPAFSDSAHLPLTRSFYLDPMVTFHLYPDAPVSSPYSEDLPLLPFPSDSLIMENYGEPCPFSFPMPYPNYRRCEYSYGPAFIRKRNERERQRVKCVNEGYAQLRHHLPEEYLEKRLSKVETLRAAIKYINYLQSLLYPDKAEAKNNPGKVSSIMAATSRHADPIFRII from the coding sequence ATGATGGATAATCGAAGCTACTCTAATTTGCCAGAGAAGCTGCCTGCCTTCTCTGATTCTGCCCACTTGCCACTGACCAGGTCCTTCTATCTGGACCCCATGGTCACTTTCCACCTGTACCCTGATGCCCCGGTGTCGTCCCCTTACTCTGAAGACCTGCCATTGCTGCCCTTTCCCAGCGATTCCCTGATCATGGAAAATTATGGTGAaccctgccccttctccttcccaatGCCTTATCCAAATTACAGAAGGTGTGAATACTCCTATGGGCCAGCCTTTATCCGCAAAAGGAATGAGCGGGAAAGGCAGCGGGTGAAGTGTGTCAATGAAGGCTATGCCCAGCTCCGACATCATCTGCCAGAGGAGTACTTGGAGAAACGACTCAGCAAAGTGGAAACCCTCAGAGCTGCCATCAAGTATATTAATTATCTGCAGTCTCTTCTGTACCCTGATAAGGCGGAGGCCAAGAATAACCCTGGGAAAGTTTCCTCCATAATGGCAGCCACCAGCCGCCACGCTGACCCCATTTTTAGAATCATTTGA
- the TMEM9B gene encoding transmembrane protein 9B isoform X2 — protein sequence MATLWGGFLRLGSLLSLSCLALSVLLLVQLSDAAKNFEDVRCKCICPPYKDNSGHIYNKNISQKDCDCLHVVDPMPVRGPDVEAYCLRCECKYEERSSVTIKVTIIIYLSILGLLLLYMVYLTLVEPILKRRLFGHSQLIQSDDDVGDHQPFANAHDVLARSRSRANVLNKVEYAQQRWKLQVQEQRKSVFDRHVVLS from the exons ATGGCGACCCTGTGGGGAGGCTTCCTTCGgcttggctccttgctcagcctgtCCTGCCTGGCGCTCTCAGTGCTGCTGCTGGTGCAGCTGTCAGACGCCGCCAAG AATTTCGAGGATGTCCGATGTAAATGTATCTGTCCTCCCTATAAAGATAATTCTGGGCATATTTATAATAAGAACATATCCCAAAAAGATTG CGATTGCCTTCATGTTGTGGATCCCATGCCTGTGCGTGGGCCTGATGTAGAAGCATACTGTCTACGCTGTGAATGCAAATACGAGGAAAGAAGCTCTGTTACgatcaag GTTACCATTATAATTTATCTCTCCATTTTGGGCCTTCTACTTCTATACATGGTTTACCTTACTCTGGTTGAGCCCATACTGAAGAGACGCCTGTTTGGACACTCACAATTGATACAGAGCGATGACGATGTTGGG GATCACCAGCCTTTTGCAAATGCCCACGATGTGCTGGCCCGCTCCCGCAGCCGAGCCAATGTGCTGAATAAGGTAGAGTATGCCCAGCAACGCTGGAAGCTTCAAGTTCAAGAGCAGCGAAAATCCGTCTTTGACCGTCATGTTGTCCTCAGCTAA